TCAACTCAGTTCCCAAGCTACGCACTTCAACCACAGATACCGAAAAGGTTCGTCTTCAGGAGATCCCTGGCATCGTGCCGAGTCTCCACCGCCTGCCCACGGGCTGTTACTTCAACCCACGTTGCAACGAGGTGGTGGACAACTGCCGCCAGGCAGAGCCTGAGCTGAAGGAAGTGTCTCCGGGCCATTTCGTACGCTGCTTGTTAAGGGACTAAAGGATTTTTCCTGAATGAACCTTGAGGAGCGCCTCGGAGAACTTGGCCTTGAGTTGCCCCCAATGCCAGATGCCGTGGCAAACTATATTCCGGGTGTTTTGGTGGGTGAGGTGCTTTTTCTCTCGGGAACCATCGGTAAGATAAAGGACACGCTTCCTTTTCAGGGAAAGCTTGGTGCCGAGCTTACTGTCGAGGAGGGCTACGCGTCTGCCAGGCTGTGTACGCTGAATCATCTCACTATGGCAAAAGCTGTTCTTGGCGATCTTGACAGAATCGTGCGCGTCGTGCGTCTAGTTGGTTACGTCAATAGCGCACCGGGCTTCAATAAAGCCCCCTGGGTTGTCAACGGGGCCTCAGATCTTCTCGTCGAACTGCTGGGCGAGGAAAAAGGCCGCCATGCTCGGGCGGCCCTGAACGTCAATGAGCTTACCTTCGATGCTCCAGTCGAAACAGTACTTACCCTGCAGGTAGAGCCCTAGCCGATTGTCGGTCGATGGGAGCGGTAGTAGCCCACGTAATGCGCGGGCTGGCCGCCGACGAAATTGTAATATTCACTCTTGAACCACACCCGCGCTATGAAAATGAGCAGTATCGCGATTATTGGAATCATCGATACATCTGTTAGAAACATATTGCCTATCTCCTCAGTTCAGTCTTTTCATCTACCTAGAAAGCAGGAAAATGCTCTGCCCGCTCTAGTGTGTGAAATGGTTATTATAATAGTGATAGTAAAATCTTCACAATTAGTAAATATACTGATGATAATGAATATAGTAAATTTTATGGTTGAGCGCAAGGGAGTTCAGGATAGAAATATATTCAATTGGGATGTTTTTGGTAAGACGTGTTAAATCAGAAGTTTGAGGACGATATTGCGCCAGAATTTGGGGGTGGGCGCCTTTTTTAGTGCGACAAACCCTAGTAGAAATATAGGAGCAGTTTGAAATTGTTTTGCATGCTAAAGTTGAGTTATCCAAAATCGATTACATCCAAGCGGATGAATCTGTTCGACATCATTCCAGGATTTTTCTCATAAAAAGGGGGCAATTCCATGACAGCACGCGTAGAACTCATCGACCCGGCCACAGCCGAGGGGGAGCAGGCAAAATTTTTTGAGGCCACCGAGCGGTTCCGGGGCCGCATTCCCAACTCCGCTCGCGCCTGGGCGCACATTCCTCACATCGCCAAGCTTCAACTCGCCTTCACTGCCGCCCTCCAGCGCGAGGGCGCCGGCGGGGTGCTGACCTGCAAGATAAAAGAGATGTGCATCATAAAGACCAGCCAGATTAACACTTGTAACTACTGAATCACGCACAATACCGCGCTTGGTCAAGCTGCGGGAATTACCGACGATCAGATGGAAGCCATATCAGGGGACGACTATATGACTTCGCCCCACCTGAGCGCCCGCGAGCGGGCTGCTGTTCTTTGGGCCGAGCACGTCACCCTGAACACTGCCAAGGACCGCGATGATGTTTACGAGATCGTTCGCAAGGAGTTCTCCGATCCGGAGCTTGTTGAATTAACTGCAGCCACCGCTCTGTTTAACCTTTCGAACCGTGTGCAGGATTCGTTGCGCTTCCCCATTGAGGAGACCAGCGAGGTCAACAAGATAAAAACATCGGTCAGTATTGA
The window above is part of the Nitrospinaceae bacterium genome. Proteins encoded here:
- a CDS encoding RidA family protein, encoding MNLEERLGELGLELPPMPDAVANYIPGVLVGEVLFLSGTIGKIKDTLPFQGKLGAELTVEEGYASARLCTLNHLTMAKAVLGDLDRIVRVVRLVGYVNSAPGFNKAPWVVNGASDLLVELLGEEKGRHARAALNVNELTFDAPVETVLTLQVEP
- a CDS encoding carboxymuconolactone decarboxylase family protein, with amino-acid sequence MEAISGDDYMTSPHLSARERAAVLWAEHVTLNTAKDRDDVYEIVRKEFSDPELVELTAATALFNLSNRVQDSLRFPIEETSEVNKIKTSVSIDPANLKAYLQRVVDEWPDEVPVPKG